One Mesorhizobium loti genomic window carries:
- a CDS encoding amidohydrolase has protein sequence MAGGAEVSDTVNIDAGILNQMIEIRRHLHRNPELSNSEANTQRYLRQMLAGEGIADIRDVAGFGLAVDIVGTGKPSNRKIAIRADIDALPIEEESGVDFASTNPGVMHACGHDAHASMGFAVAAHLQRSRADFGGTVRLIFQPAEEDSPSGGKRVVEDGLLDDVDAAICLHVDPYTPSGKIAVRSGPYTLACDTFDAVVIGEAAHAAKPYEGIDAIVVACSMVGELQKIVSREIDPYDPLVISVTGINGGSAYNVIAGKVTLKGTIRSGSDATRERAWRRVREILEGMAASHGANVELAIHKGEPGVVNDDEMAELIAASGRACIGADNVLNTPGWTIADDFGYYSEKRPSVYFRLGIRNEAVGSVYPLHHPKFRVDEAALKIGAATLVAAATRFLSAQPENAD, from the coding sequence ATGGCAGGCGGTGCTGAGGTTTCCGACACGGTCAACATCGACGCCGGAATTCTCAACCAGATGATCGAGATACGCCGCCATCTGCACCGCAATCCGGAATTGTCGAACAGCGAAGCCAACACGCAGCGCTATCTCAGGCAGATGCTGGCCGGCGAGGGAATAGCCGACATTCGTGACGTCGCGGGCTTTGGCCTGGCCGTCGATATTGTCGGCACCGGCAAGCCGTCAAATCGAAAGATTGCCATTCGCGCCGACATCGATGCCTTGCCCATCGAAGAAGAGTCCGGCGTCGATTTTGCGTCGACCAATCCCGGCGTGATGCATGCCTGCGGTCACGATGCCCACGCATCGATGGGCTTCGCGGTTGCCGCGCATCTGCAGAGATCAAGGGCCGATTTTGGCGGGACGGTCCGACTTATCTTCCAGCCGGCCGAAGAGGACTCGCCCTCGGGCGGCAAACGTGTGGTGGAAGACGGGCTGCTCGACGATGTCGACGCCGCGATCTGCCTTCACGTCGACCCGTATACGCCATCCGGCAAGATCGCGGTCCGTTCGGGGCCCTACACGCTGGCATGCGATACGTTCGATGCCGTCGTCATTGGTGAGGCGGCGCACGCGGCAAAGCCCTATGAGGGCATCGATGCGATTGTCGTGGCCTGCTCCATGGTCGGCGAGTTGCAGAAGATCGTCTCGCGCGAAATCGACCCCTACGATCCCCTGGTCATCTCCGTCACCGGCATCAATGGCGGCAGCGCCTACAATGTCATTGCCGGCAAGGTCACCTTGAAAGGCACCATCCGCAGCGGTAGCGACGCAACCCGCGAGCGGGCCTGGCGGCGCGTTCGTGAAATCCTGGAGGGCATGGCGGCCAGCCACGGCGCCAATGTGGAGCTCGCCATCCACAAGGGCGAGCCGGGGGTCGTCAACGATGACGAGATGGCGGAGCTGATTGCCGCCAGCGGTAGAGCCTGCATCGGCGCCGACAATGTGCTCAACACACCCGGATGGACCATTGCCGACGACTTTGGCTACTACAGCGAGAAGCGCCCATCGGTCTATTTCCGGCTCGGAATCCGCAACGAGGCGGTCGGCTCGGTCTATCCGCTTCATCATCCCAAATTTCGCGTCGATGAGGCCGCCTTGAAAATTGGCGCGGCCACCCTGGTTGCGGCGGCGACCAGATTTCTGTCGGCGCAGCCGGAAAATGCCGACTGA